The following coding sequences are from one Verrucosispora sp. WMMD573 window:
- a CDS encoding FtsK/SpoIIIE domain-containing protein, with protein MRLSVRIEEQQPVHDPSGRLSRTRDVSLVTAASDVTVSDLLDHLAGPLTARVAAGELTIEVDGTEVSAGTRLADLPLWAGSELSVRPAAPGTPAGPSGGGPVGRPVVELSRVAGPDSGQSIALDHGTFAIGRRRPAGMDFGTVTRAMVHIETTDQVRVAAVDDGCPVRVNGRDLTDAESDADLHDGSYLRLGDTAFRVAPPAEAPWPAPWPAPWTGEAPGGREPLIRTPRVATTAPAEQVPVPAAPAPVATPAPLSWLLLIAPLPIGVVMAFVFSPFFLVMVAMTPLMALARWVESRHRAKKDTIRLARESAAAAQRFGTDLDVTRTAVAAAARAAYPGLAGLVRRAVSGRGLWEVRPGDADELRVVVGVGARPWLPELGRRGTEELAGRPELGEALAERSRLLDVPIQVNLRDRTGLGVVGTAAHSAAAAVVLDLVTRHGPADLALALVVQPDRLARWDWLKWLPHLSGDDGTLRVAADPASTEQLLTRLAADTAPPSRTTLMPQAGPGPERAGATHTVVVVDGDDLVTGRVASMLGRLARGSGRTLVVSGHTERLPSVCQCFLELAPDGTAELTDAVTGERTPGLLAVRAADQVCAPASRALARWTDPEQAVAAAMLPAHARLVDLLRTVMSGPDALGQPVEELDPLSVGEWWRRGSGGMQATIGLTEHGPLTVDLHRDGPHGLVVGTTGAGKSEFLRTVVASLACAHSPDALTFLLVDFKGGGAFDACAALPHTVGLVTDLDEHLAARALRCLRAELRHRERRLREAGVSDIDDLVAPDPPLPRLLIVIDEFATLAVELPGFLGALVDVAQRGRSLGIHLLLATQRPQGVVDGKIRANTNLRVALRVQDEADSRDVLGTRQAADIDRHRPGRAYVRLGAGEVVGVQTALVSAATRRGPRARIEVAPFALLTEQLADVREDQPDGVPTDLGRLVSVLAQAAERGGYPRPRVPCPPPLPQQVDAWSLAADIGATADGPLPVPLGLVDLPDEQRSDVWCWAPETGGTLVLGADAATTGAVLTTACLALARHRAPDRQRIFVLEGLGTGLGALAGLPHVSAAVGVDDSERLTRVLDQMDAEIAHRRVSRVASPDVLLVVAGWDALVEGAERTGVGEVGARLERLLRDGAPVGIRLLISASHDRGVPGRVLAQLPTKLCLRLADVNSYTGLGLRARDVPELTGLRAIDLQTRREVQIGRHCDARPGALADAVARIAADYPDAVPAPTVTVLPERVPAGEVLSSSAAGGPVWRLGIGRHYRDLSVATLALGPGMHAVVAGPAGSGRTGTLRLLAAAARASAPDARVLVVAADPDAWNGTQGTEVSGSFSELTSQPSPGRALLLVDGIESLPDAGPALDRLLPGLPAGVHVVVAGRPDAFRGIQPWQRAVTMSRTGLLLRPAPDDGEVLRVRLPREAPPRPLPGRGYLVEAGGLAQVQVAFVAPPSAGARLAMPVGVFAGEAR; from the coding sequence ATGAGGCTCAGCGTCCGCATCGAAGAGCAGCAGCCGGTCCATGACCCGTCCGGCCGACTGTCGCGCACCCGGGACGTCTCCCTGGTCACGGCCGCTTCGGACGTCACCGTCAGCGACCTGCTCGACCACCTGGCCGGACCGCTCACCGCCCGGGTCGCCGCCGGTGAGCTGACCATCGAGGTGGACGGCACGGAGGTTTCCGCTGGCACCCGGCTCGCCGACCTGCCGCTGTGGGCCGGATCGGAGCTGAGCGTGCGGCCGGCGGCACCGGGCACGCCGGCCGGCCCGTCGGGCGGCGGGCCGGTTGGGCGGCCTGTCGTAGAGCTGAGCCGGGTGGCCGGGCCCGACAGTGGCCAGAGCATCGCACTCGACCACGGCACCTTCGCGATCGGACGCCGCCGACCGGCCGGAATGGATTTCGGCACCGTCACCCGGGCGATGGTGCACATCGAGACGACCGACCAGGTGCGGGTCGCCGCCGTCGACGACGGCTGCCCCGTACGGGTCAACGGACGCGACCTCACCGACGCCGAATCCGACGCCGACCTGCACGACGGCAGCTACCTCCGGCTCGGCGACACCGCCTTCCGGGTGGCACCCCCGGCTGAGGCGCCCTGGCCCGCACCGTGGCCAGCACCGTGGACCGGCGAGGCGCCGGGGGGCCGTGAGCCGCTGATCCGTACGCCCCGAGTGGCCACCACCGCGCCGGCCGAGCAGGTACCCGTGCCGGCCGCGCCGGCACCGGTCGCCACCCCCGCGCCGCTGTCCTGGCTGCTGCTCATCGCGCCGCTGCCCATCGGGGTGGTGATGGCGTTCGTGTTCAGTCCGTTCTTCCTGGTCATGGTCGCCATGACGCCGCTGATGGCGCTGGCCCGCTGGGTCGAGTCCCGGCACCGCGCCAAGAAGGACACCATCCGGTTGGCCAGGGAGTCGGCGGCGGCCGCGCAGCGGTTCGGCACCGACCTGGACGTCACCCGCACCGCCGTGGCGGCAGCGGCCCGCGCCGCCTACCCGGGGCTGGCGGGCCTGGTGCGCCGAGCGGTGTCGGGTCGAGGGCTGTGGGAAGTGCGCCCGGGCGACGCGGACGAGCTGCGGGTGGTTGTCGGCGTGGGTGCCCGCCCCTGGCTTCCGGAGCTGGGCCGACGCGGCACCGAGGAGCTGGCCGGCCGGCCGGAGCTGGGCGAGGCGCTCGCCGAACGGTCCCGGCTGCTGGACGTACCGATCCAGGTCAACTTGCGGGACCGCACCGGGCTCGGCGTCGTGGGCACCGCCGCGCACAGCGCCGCCGCTGCGGTCGTGCTGGATCTGGTCACCCGGCACGGACCGGCCGACCTGGCGCTGGCTCTGGTCGTGCAGCCGGACCGGCTGGCCCGCTGGGACTGGCTGAAATGGCTGCCGCACCTCAGCGGTGACGACGGGACGCTGCGGGTCGCCGCCGACCCGGCCAGCACCGAACAACTGCTCACCCGGCTGGCCGCCGACACCGCACCGCCGTCGCGCACCACACTCATGCCGCAGGCCGGGCCCGGCCCGGAGCGGGCCGGCGCCACGCACACCGTCGTCGTGGTCGACGGCGACGACCTGGTGACCGGGCGCGTCGCGTCGATGCTGGGCCGGCTCGCGCGCGGCAGCGGCCGAACACTTGTGGTGAGCGGACACACCGAACGCCTGCCCTCGGTGTGCCAGTGCTTCCTCGAACTTGCGCCGGACGGCACCGCCGAGTTGACCGACGCGGTCACCGGCGAGCGGACGCCGGGCCTGCTCGCCGTTCGGGCCGCCGACCAGGTCTGCGCTCCGGCATCCCGGGCGCTGGCCCGCTGGACCGACCCGGAGCAGGCGGTCGCGGCGGCCATGCTGCCGGCCCACGCCCGCCTGGTGGACCTGCTGCGGACCGTGATGTCGGGCCCCGACGCGCTGGGACAGCCGGTAGAGGAACTCGACCCGCTGTCGGTGGGTGAGTGGTGGCGACGCGGCAGCGGCGGGATGCAGGCCACCATCGGGCTCACCGAACACGGCCCGTTGACGGTGGACCTGCACCGCGACGGACCGCACGGTCTGGTGGTGGGCACCACGGGCGCGGGCAAGAGCGAGTTCCTGCGTACGGTGGTGGCCTCGCTGGCGTGCGCGCACTCGCCGGACGCCCTCACCTTCCTGCTCGTGGACTTCAAGGGCGGCGGCGCCTTCGACGCCTGCGCCGCGCTGCCGCACACCGTCGGGCTGGTCACCGATCTCGACGAACACCTCGCCGCGCGGGCACTGCGCTGCCTACGGGCCGAGTTACGGCACCGGGAGCGACGCCTGCGGGAAGCCGGTGTCAGCGACATCGACGACCTGGTGGCCCCGGACCCGCCGCTGCCACGACTGCTCATCGTGATCGACGAATTCGCCACTCTCGCGGTGGAACTGCCCGGTTTCCTCGGCGCGCTTGTCGACGTGGCGCAGCGGGGCCGCAGTCTCGGCATCCACCTGCTGCTCGCGACGCAGCGACCACAGGGCGTGGTGGACGGCAAGATCCGGGCCAACACGAACCTGCGGGTGGCGTTGCGCGTCCAGGACGAGGCGGACTCCCGTGACGTGCTGGGCACCCGGCAGGCGGCCGACATCGACCGGCACCGGCCGGGCCGCGCCTACGTCCGGCTCGGCGCCGGCGAGGTGGTCGGGGTGCAGACCGCGTTGGTGTCCGCAGCGACCCGACGAGGACCACGCGCACGCATCGAGGTCGCCCCGTTCGCACTGCTGACCGAGCAGCTGGCGGACGTGCGGGAGGACCAGCCCGACGGCGTACCGACAGATCTTGGGAGGCTGGTGAGCGTGCTGGCGCAGGCCGCCGAGCGGGGTGGTTACCCCCGGCCGCGGGTGCCCTGCCCGCCACCGCTGCCGCAGCAGGTCGACGCCTGGAGCCTGGCCGCCGACATCGGCGCCACCGCGGATGGTCCGCTCCCGGTTCCGCTCGGCCTGGTGGACCTGCCGGACGAACAACGCTCCGACGTGTGGTGCTGGGCACCCGAGACGGGTGGGACGTTGGTGCTCGGGGCCGACGCGGCCACCACCGGCGCGGTGCTCACCACCGCCTGCCTGGCCCTCGCCCGCCACCGCGCCCCCGACCGGCAGCGGATCTTCGTGCTGGAGGGACTCGGTACCGGCCTGGGGGCGCTGGCCGGCCTGCCGCACGTGAGCGCGGCAGTCGGCGTCGACGACAGCGAGCGCCTCACCCGGGTACTCGACCAGATGGATGCCGAGATCGCCCACCGACGGGTGAGCCGGGTGGCCTCACCCGACGTCCTGCTCGTGGTGGCCGGCTGGGACGCGCTTGTCGAAGGGGCCGAACGGACCGGCGTCGGTGAGGTCGGAGCACGACTGGAGCGTCTGCTGCGCGACGGCGCACCCGTCGGGATCCGGCTGCTCATCTCGGCGTCACACGACCGCGGCGTACCCGGTCGGGTGCTCGCCCAACTGCCCACGAAGCTGTGTCTACGCCTGGCCGACGTCAACTCGTACACGGGACTGGGTCTGCGTGCCCGGGACGTGCCCGAGCTGACCGGCCTACGGGCCATCGACCTGCAGACCCGGCGCGAGGTCCAGATCGGACGGCACTGCGACGCTCGGCCAGGGGCGCTCGCCGACGCGGTGGCCCGGATTGCCGCCGACTACCCGGATGCGGTTCCCGCGCCCACCGTCACGGTGTTGCCCGAACGGGTGCCCGCCGGTGAGGTGCTGTCCTCGTCCGCGGCAGGCGGGCCGGTCTGGCGGCTCGGCATCGGCCGGCACTACCGCGACCTCAGCGTCGCCACGCTCGCGCTCGGCCCGGGCATGCACGCGGTGGTGGCCGGTCCCGCCGGCAGCGGTCGCACGGGTACGCTTCGGCTGCTCGCCGCCGCCGCCCGCGCCAGCGCACCCGACGCCCGCGTACTCGTGGTGGCCGCCGACCCGGACGCCTGGAACGGCACCCAGGGCACCGAGGTGAGCGGCTCCTTCAGCGAGTTGACCAGCCAGCCGAGCCCGGGACGGGCACTTCTGCTGGTCGACGGAATCGAGTCGCTGCCCGACGCCGGGCCGGCCCTGGACCGGCTGCTGCCGGGCCTACCGGCCGGCGTACACGTTGTCGTCGCCGGCCGGCCCGACGCCTTCCGCGGCATACAACCCTGGCAGCGGGCGGTGACCATGTCGCGAACCGGACTGCTGCTACGCCCGGCACCGGACGACGGCGAGGTGCTCCGGGTGCGGCTGCCGCGCGAGGCCCCGCCCCGGCCGCTGCCGGGACGCGGCTATCTGGTGGAGGCCGGCGGCTTGGCCCAGGTCCAGGTCGCCTTCGTGGCCCCGCCGTCAGCAGGCGCCCGGCTGGCCATGCCGGTCGGGGTGTTCGCAGGGGAGGCACGATGA
- a CDS encoding sigma-70 family RNA polymerase sigma factor — MAERSAPGATAVSGSSAEPSDSGDGRRELPPAVLVRFRAGDADALGEVYDRYSRPVWAVAMTVTRADHLAQEALQETFIRAWRSASTYDPERDLGPWLLTIARYTALDLIRRELRPTRGGHETEQDAVVEAPDLDVAWLSWTVQEALGQLADHEREIIRLSFFDDLTHAQIAQRLDLPLGTVKSRSHRAHRRLAELLAHVRDPPQLGETANQTGAGGRTTIGKAGSEGRSDR; from the coding sequence GTGGCCGAGAGATCTGCGCCGGGTGCGACAGCCGTGTCCGGCTCGTCGGCGGAACCATCGGATTCGGGGGACGGGCGGCGCGAGCTGCCGCCCGCCGTACTCGTGCGGTTCCGGGCGGGGGATGCCGATGCGCTCGGCGAGGTCTACGACCGTTATTCGCGTCCGGTGTGGGCCGTTGCCATGACGGTCACCCGCGCCGACCACCTCGCGCAGGAAGCGCTCCAGGAGACGTTCATCCGGGCGTGGAGGTCCGCGTCGACGTACGACCCGGAGCGGGATCTCGGTCCGTGGCTGTTGACCATCGCGCGGTACACGGCGCTGGACCTGATCCGCCGTGAGTTGCGTCCCACCCGGGGTGGCCACGAGACCGAGCAGGATGCGGTGGTGGAGGCACCCGACCTGGACGTGGCATGGTTGTCCTGGACGGTGCAGGAGGCGTTGGGTCAGCTCGCCGACCACGAGCGGGAGATCATCCGACTGTCGTTCTTCGACGACCTGACCCACGCGCAGATCGCCCAACGGCTGGACCTACCCCTGGGTACGGTCAAGTCGCGCTCGCACCGGGCGCACCGGCGGCTGGCCGAACTGCTGGCCCACGTGCGGGATCCTCCACAACTGGGCGAAACCGCGAACCAGACCGGCGCCGGGGGACGAACAACAATCGGTAAAGCGGGCAGCGAAGGGAGGAGCGACCGGTGA
- a CDS encoding anti-sigma factor, with amino-acid sequence MSTAPQTDGDADDQLVDLLTGHLDRHARRTPGRKKAAAQSADPALLAAVVTELRAETTWASGPPPALRDSILSRVRAHADEQRVVEQRVAEPSAEPLSAPEPAPEPLPAPEPLPAPEPSAAPAPPTGGAATPIPPADPGPRWWQPGWWRPRMGRLTWALPAAALGAAVFTAGVLAVDRMLDPQPRADVYAAAGTELAPAARGKVSVVDTPSGASIVLEPVGLPAAAPGSYYAAWLKGPRGTVPIGSFHERRSGVPIELWSGVDIADYTTFSVTLQTEGAPPTPSGLVVMTAALGS; translated from the coding sequence GTGAGCACCGCACCACAGACCGACGGGGACGCAGACGATCAGCTCGTGGACCTGCTGACCGGGCACCTCGACCGGCACGCGAGGCGCACCCCCGGGCGGAAGAAGGCGGCGGCGCAGAGCGCCGACCCCGCCCTGCTGGCTGCCGTGGTCACCGAGTTGCGCGCCGAGACCACCTGGGCGTCCGGTCCACCGCCGGCACTTCGGGACAGCATCCTCAGCCGGGTACGGGCGCACGCCGACGAGCAGCGTGTTGTCGAGCAGCGTGTCGCCGAGCCGTCGGCCGAGCCGCTGTCTGCGCCCGAACCCGCGCCTGAGCCGCTGCCCGCGCCTGAGCCGCTTCCCGCGCCCGAGCCGTCGGCCGCGCCCGCGCCGCCGACCGGCGGCGCGGCCACCCCGATCCCGCCGGCGGACCCCGGCCCGCGATGGTGGCAACCGGGCTGGTGGCGTCCCCGGATGGGCCGGCTCACCTGGGCGCTGCCCGCCGCCGCCCTCGGTGCCGCGGTGTTCACCGCTGGTGTGCTGGCGGTCGACCGGATGCTCGATCCGCAGCCGCGCGCCGACGTCTACGCCGCTGCCGGTACGGAGCTGGCACCGGCGGCGCGCGGCAAGGTGTCCGTCGTGGACACCCCGTCGGGGGCATCCATCGTGCTGGAGCCGGTGGGTCTGCCTGCTGCGGCGCCGGGCTCCTACTACGCGGCGTGGCTCAAGGGACCGCGCGGCACCGTGCCGATCGGTTCCTTCCACGAGCGCCGCAGCGGGGTGCCCATCGAGCTGTGGAGCGGCGTGGACATCGCCGACTACACCACCTTCAGCGTCACCCTCCAGACGGAGGGAGCGCCGCCGACCCCGTCCGGCCTGGTGGTGATGACGGCGGCTCTGGGCTCCTGA
- a CDS encoding antitoxin has product MGNFINKVKDFADKHDKQVDQGLERAGDMVDKRTGGKYGQHIDKGVDQAQARTGEGDQVR; this is encoded by the coding sequence GTGGGTAACTTCATCAACAAGGTCAAGGACTTCGCGGACAAGCACGACAAGCAGGTCGACCAAGGGCTGGAGCGGGCCGGTGACATGGTCGACAAGCGCACCGGCGGCAAGTATGGCCAGCACATCGACAAGGGCGTGGACCAGGCACAGGCGCGTACCGGCGAGGGCGACCAGGTGCGCTGA
- a CDS encoding endo-1,4-beta-xylanase — protein MLLLIGSAVAVQSSAPAAAAETTLRAAAAKAGLFFGVAASPNRLYPIVGQEFSQLTPENDMKPDRIATSSGGLQNTSGADTLVNHAQSNNMLVRGHTLVWHSQAGALQGASQATLNTFIGNAINRWGSRIAYWDVVNEALEDNNTGRRRNQWPHTMNRDANGDGDFFDAGDTDVIRDSFIRAKQVVQAGGLTTKLCINDYDVDGLTVQGGTPNRKANALYDIVRNYRQYIDCVGFQAHFNDNPNSIITNDIQANIQRFADLGVEVHITELDIDDDLSNNDIGAGQAENYRKVVRACLNVERCTGITVWGISDSESWRSSERGLLFTGGNGNYQKKAAYHAVLDELNKGRNPTPPSTTPPVTPSVPPTTPPVDPTTPPPPTTPPPPTTPPPATGCSATVSLNSWTGGFVATVRVTAGTAPISGWSVQLTLPSGATVTNTWNANRSGSSGTVQFSNVSYNGSVNAGQSTEFGFQGVGTATGLTPVCAAA, from the coding sequence GTGTTGTTGCTGATAGGCAGCGCTGTCGCGGTCCAGTCCAGCGCCCCGGCCGCTGCGGCCGAGACCACGCTGCGGGCCGCAGCCGCCAAGGCCGGGCTGTTCTTCGGCGTCGCCGCCTCACCCAACCGGCTCTATCCGATCGTCGGTCAGGAGTTCAGCCAACTGACGCCTGAGAACGACATGAAGCCGGACCGGATCGCCACCTCCAGCGGCGGGCTGCAGAACACCAGCGGCGCGGACACCTTGGTCAACCACGCCCAGAGCAATAACATGCTGGTACGTGGCCACACGCTGGTCTGGCACTCGCAGGCCGGCGCGTTGCAGGGGGCCAGCCAGGCCACGCTGAACACCTTCATCGGCAACGCCATCAACCGCTGGGGCAGCAGGATCGCGTACTGGGACGTCGTCAACGAGGCGCTGGAGGACAACAACACCGGCCGGCGGCGTAACCAGTGGCCGCACACCATGAACCGGGACGCCAACGGCGACGGTGACTTCTTCGACGCCGGCGACACCGACGTCATCCGGGACTCGTTCATCCGGGCCAAGCAGGTCGTGCAGGCCGGTGGGCTGACCACCAAGCTCTGCATCAACGACTACGACGTCGATGGCCTGACGGTCCAGGGCGGTACCCCGAACCGCAAAGCCAACGCGCTGTACGACATCGTTCGCAACTACCGCCAGTACATCGACTGCGTCGGGTTCCAGGCGCACTTCAACGACAACCCGAACAGCATCATCACCAACGACATACAGGCAAACATCCAGCGCTTCGCCGACCTTGGCGTCGAAGTGCACATCACCGAGCTGGACATCGACGACGACCTGAGCAACAACGACATCGGAGCGGGCCAGGCGGAGAACTACCGCAAGGTCGTACGGGCCTGCCTCAACGTCGAACGGTGCACCGGCATCACCGTCTGGGGCATCTCCGACAGCGAGTCGTGGCGCTCCTCGGAGCGGGGCCTGCTGTTCACCGGCGGCAACGGGAACTACCAGAAGAAGGCCGCTTACCACGCGGTTCTCGACGAGCTGAACAAGGGCCGGAACCCCACCCCGCCGTCGACCACGCCGCCGGTGACGCCGTCCGTCCCGCCGACCACGCCACCGGTCGACCCGACCACACCACCGCCGCCGACCACCCCGCCGCCACCGACCACGCCGCCGCCGGCCACGGGGTGCTCCGCGACGGTCTCGCTGAACTCCTGGACCGGTGGCTTCGTCGCCACCGTCCGGGTCACCGCCGGCACCGCGCCGATCAGCGGATGGAGCGTCCAACTCACCCTGCCCTCCGGGGCCACCGTCACCAACACCTGGAACGCCAACCGCAGCGGCAGCAGCGGCACCGTGCAGTTCAGCAACGTCAGCTACAACGGCTCGGTGAACGCCGGACAATCCACCGAGTTCGGCTTCCAGGGCGTCGGAACCGCCACCGGCCTGACCCCGGTGTGCGCCGCCGCCTGA
- a CDS encoding NUDIX domain-containing protein translates to MPTEPFRVAAAVYGILRDRGRVLLIRRATTGYRDGQLSLPAGHLDGGEDAVTGLVRELREELGIAAEPHSCRLALLMHSAPERSDDNEYFHLFFEVDRWTGEPFIAEPGKCSELLWVTASALPPDIADYVAAALAAIGRGESLLLRGW, encoded by the coding sequence GTGCCGACTGAGCCTTTCCGGGTGGCCGCCGCCGTGTACGGCATTCTCCGTGACCGGGGCCGGGTGCTACTGATCCGCCGTGCGACGACCGGCTACCGGGACGGCCAGCTCAGTCTGCCGGCCGGACATCTTGACGGAGGTGAGGATGCGGTCACGGGCCTCGTACGCGAGCTGCGGGAGGAACTCGGGATCGCCGCCGAGCCGCACAGCTGCCGTCTTGCGTTGCTCATGCACTCCGCGCCGGAACGCTCCGACGACAATGAATACTTCCATCTGTTCTTCGAGGTGGATCGCTGGACCGGCGAGCCGTTCATCGCGGAGCCCGGCAAATGTAGTGAGCTGCTCTGGGTGACGGCATCGGCACTGCCGCCGGACATCGCCGACTATGTGGCAGCGGCGTTGGCGGCGATCGGCCGAGGCGAAAGTCTGCTGTTGCGGGGATGGTGA